In a single window of the bacterium HR11 genome:
- the atpG gene encoding ATP synthase gamma chain, sodium ion specific produces MPALIALRRKIRSVRSTRRITNAMKIIAATRVRRAQEALWQLRPYAWRMQDVLRSLASRVRPELHPLLRWPEAERRVDLLVVTADRGLCGAFNHNIVREALRFLHGFPPDTELRLWCIGRKGHDFFRKRRWPIAYAYRDVFRRIDYGVAQTIARQLVEEFVSDRIHAAYVVYNEYKSALVQRVVVERLLPLQRMEFSPVEPPVEYIYEPEPERIFEALLPKHVVIQVYRILLESQAAEQSARMVAMDMATKNADKVIYKLTLLLNKTRQASITKEILEIISGAEALRKARA; encoded by the coding sequence ATGCCTGCTTTGATCGCCCTCCGACGGAAAATTCGAAGCGTCCGCTCGACCCGGCGGATCACGAACGCCATGAAGATCATCGCCGCCACCCGGGTCCGTCGGGCTCAGGAGGCCCTATGGCAATTGCGGCCCTACGCCTGGCGGATGCAGGACGTCCTCCGGTCCCTGGCGAGCCGGGTCCGGCCGGAACTCCATCCCCTCCTCCGGTGGCCGGAGGCCGAACGGCGGGTCGACCTCCTGGTCGTCACGGCCGACCGGGGCCTGTGCGGGGCTTTCAACCACAATATCGTCCGGGAGGCCCTCCGGTTCCTCCACGGCTTTCCGCCCGACACGGAACTCCGGCTCTGGTGTATCGGCCGGAAGGGTCACGACTTCTTCCGCAAGCGGCGGTGGCCCATCGCTTACGCCTACCGGGACGTCTTCCGGCGGATCGACTATGGGGTCGCCCAGACGATCGCCCGCCAGCTCGTCGAGGAGTTCGTCTCGGACCGGATTCACGCCGCCTACGTCGTGTACAACGAGTACAAGTCGGCCCTCGTCCAGCGGGTCGTCGTCGAGCGCCTCCTGCCCCTGCAACGGATGGAATTCTCGCCCGTCGAGCCGCCCGTCGAGTACATCTACGAGCCCGAGCCGGAGCGGATCTTCGAGGCCCTCCTCCCCAAGCACGTCGTCATCCAGGTCTACCGCATTCTGCTGGAATCCCAGGCCGCCGAGCAGTCGGCCCGGATGGTCGCCATGGACATGGCGACGAAAAACGCCGATAAGGTCATCTACAAGCTGACCCTCCTGCTCAACAAGACGCGGCAGGCCTCCATCACGAAGGAGATCCTGGAGATCATCAGCGGGGCGGAGGCCCTCCGGAAGGCCCGGGCATAA
- the ytrE_2 gene encoding ABC transporter ATP-binding protein YtrE, which yields MADRSDTPPIRAVGLSKTYTLGRVQVPAVRDVHLTVPAGRLVVIMGPSGSGKTTLLSMLGCILRPTAGELYIAGQRVERWDEAYLPYIRRQYIGFIFQQFNLLRALTALENVEIALHLRGIRGRVARARAAEALAQVGLADRLHFYPKDLSGGEQQRVAIARAIVAEPLILLADEPTANLDSVTGHHVVEHLRAVTYERRMATVVVTHDHRIMALADEVYYMEDGCLRRAEKSALSLSVSSLPSS from the coding sequence ATGGCGGACCGGTCAGACACGCCGCCGATTCGGGCCGTCGGGCTTTCGAAGACCTATACCCTGGGACGCGTCCAGGTCCCGGCCGTCCGGGACGTCCACCTGACGGTCCCGGCGGGCCGCCTCGTCGTCATCATGGGCCCGTCGGGGAGCGGCAAGACGACCCTCCTGTCGATGCTGGGGTGCATCCTGCGGCCGACGGCGGGAGAGCTTTACATCGCCGGCCAGCGGGTCGAGCGCTGGGACGAGGCCTATCTGCCGTACATCCGGCGGCAATACATCGGCTTCATCTTCCAGCAGTTCAACCTCCTGCGGGCCCTGACGGCCCTGGAGAACGTCGAGATCGCCCTGCACCTGCGGGGCATCCGAGGCCGGGTCGCTCGGGCGCGAGCCGCCGAGGCCCTGGCCCAGGTCGGCTTGGCCGACCGCTTGCACTTCTATCCGAAGGACCTGAGCGGCGGCGAGCAACAGCGGGTCGCCATCGCTCGGGCCATCGTGGCCGAACCCCTCATCTTGCTGGCCGACGAGCCGACGGCGAACTTAGATTCTGTCACGGGCCACCACGTCGTCGAGCACCTGCGGGCGGTGACCTACGAGCGTCGGATGGCGACCGTCGTCGTCACCCACGACCACCGGATCATGGCCCTGGCCGACGAGGTCTACTACATGGAGGACGGATGTCTGAGACGGGCCGAAAAATCCGCCTTGTCGCTCTCGGTGTCGTCGTTGCCCTCCTCCTGA
- the mdtN_1 gene encoding Multidrug resistance protein MdtN has protein sequence MAGLWMAGTHTRNGTYVVRRQWITDEAYGTGEVRAGRMIDLYAEVPGVLRALHVREGQTFRAGDVLAEIDDTTYRAQLEEAEAALRQAEARLQELEHGARPEEIQRRQAEMEAARAALELAESEWRRSEDLWRAGILSRQAYDEARTRWEQARRQYEAAQAAYEETVRGPRPEVLRQAQAAVAQAQARLAYLQEILAKTRLRAPWDGQVLRVWAYEGDALHPEALRPILRIADTERFVEVEVDYTDAFRVAPGQPAVFFPENHPEQARRGRVAWLYPTFGKKQVFTENPQEMTDRKVRTVRIRPDEPLDWPIGMTVEARIQTFQGEALAVPREWVRSEAGTYSVWRVGRAGTERVAVRPAYVGHRWVVVASGLAEGDRLVPPPID, from the coding sequence ATGGCCGGCCTCTGGATGGCCGGGACCCATACGCGGAACGGGACTTACGTCGTCCGCCGCCAGTGGATCACCGACGAAGCTTACGGGACGGGCGAAGTCCGGGCCGGTCGGATGATCGACCTGTACGCCGAAGTTCCGGGCGTCCTGCGGGCCCTTCACGTCCGGGAGGGCCAGACGTTCCGGGCCGGCGACGTCCTCGCCGAGATCGACGATACGACGTACCGGGCCCAGCTGGAGGAGGCGGAGGCGGCCCTGCGTCAGGCCGAGGCCCGGCTCCAGGAGCTGGAACACGGCGCCCGGCCTGAAGAAATCCAGCGTCGGCAAGCCGAGATGGAGGCGGCCCGGGCGGCCCTGGAGCTGGCCGAGTCCGAGTGGCGCCGGAGCGAGGACCTCTGGCGGGCGGGCATCCTGTCGCGTCAGGCATACGACGAGGCCCGTACCCGATGGGAGCAGGCTCGACGACAGTATGAGGCGGCTCAGGCCGCTTACGAGGAGACCGTCCGAGGTCCCCGTCCCGAAGTCCTCCGACAGGCGCAGGCGGCCGTCGCCCAGGCCCAGGCCCGCCTGGCGTACCTCCAAGAGATCCTGGCCAAGACCCGTCTCCGGGCCCCCTGGGACGGCCAGGTCCTCCGGGTGTGGGCCTACGAAGGGGATGCCCTCCACCCCGAGGCGCTGCGCCCCATCCTGCGGATCGCCGACACCGAGCGATTCGTCGAGGTCGAGGTCGATTACACGGACGCCTTTCGCGTGGCCCCCGGTCAGCCGGCCGTCTTCTTCCCGGAGAACCATCCCGAGCAGGCCCGGCGCGGCCGGGTCGCCTGGCTCTATCCGACGTTCGGTAAGAAGCAGGTCTTCACCGAGAATCCTCAGGAAATGACGGACCGAAAGGTCCGCACGGTCCGCATCCGGCCGGACGAGCCCCTGGACTGGCCCATCGGAATGACCGTCGAGGCCCGCATCCAGACGTTTCAGGGCGAGGCCCTGGCCGTGCCCCGGGAGTGGGTCCGTTCCGAGGCCGGGACGTACTCGGTCTGGCGGGTCGGCCGGGCCGGGACCGAACGGGTCGCCGTCCGGCCTGCCTATGTGGGCCACCGCTGGGTCGTCGTGGCCTCGGGCTTGGCAGAGGGCGACCGCCTCGTCCCGCCGCCCATCGATTAG
- the smc_4 gene encoding Chromosome partition protein Smc produces MGIPVEVYEALEDALGKEPARKLVHGLETAVEATVTVKLSALRDELFDRLVTKEVFLTQMEALRAEFRAELAEVYRRIDRQSAEFRAELAEVHRRIEQQSAEFQARLAEVQGQIGQQAAEFRAELAEVHRRIDQQSAEFQARLAEVHHRIEQLSAEFQAQLAEVRRRIDQQSVEFQARLAEVQGQIGQLRTESQARTDQVQSSLQAQIDRLRSDFQARTDQLQSSLQAQIDRLRSDFQARTDQLQSSLQAQIDRLRSDFQARTDQLQSSLQAQIDRLNQKMNFTLILLLILLTVMNPTFTDLVKSLLGLR; encoded by the coding sequence ATGGGGATTCCCGTGGAGGTCTATGAGGCCCTGGAAGACGCCTTGGGAAAAGAACCGGCCCGTAAGCTGGTCCACGGCCTGGAGACCGCCGTCGAGGCGACCGTAACGGTCAAGCTGTCGGCCCTGCGAGACGAGCTGTTCGACCGCCTGGTCACGAAGGAAGTCTTTCTGACCCAAATGGAGGCCTTGCGGGCCGAGTTTCGGGCCGAGCTGGCCGAGGTCTACCGGCGGATCGACCGGCAATCGGCCGAATTCCGAGCCGAGTTGGCCGAGGTCCACCGGCGGATCGAACAGCAGTCGGCCGAATTCCAGGCCCGGCTGGCTGAGGTCCAGGGACAGATCGGACAACAGGCGGCCGAGTTTCGGGCTGAGCTGGCCGAGGTCCACCGGCGGATCGACCAACAGTCGGCCGAATTCCAGGCCCGGCTGGCCGAGGTCCACCATCGGATCGAACAGCTGTCGGCCGAATTCCAGGCCCAGTTGGCCGAGGTCCGCCGTCGGATCGACCAACAGTCGGTCGAATTCCAGGCCCGGCTGGCCGAGGTCCAGGGGCAGATCGGACAACTCCGGACCGAATCGCAAGCTCGGACGGATCAGGTCCAGTCCAGCCTCCAGGCTCAGATCGACCGCCTGCGGTCCGACTTCCAAGCCCGGACCGACCAACTCCAGTCCAGCCTCCAGGCTCAGATCGACCGCCTGCGGTCTGACTTCCAAGCTCGGACCGACCAGCTCCAGTCCAGCCTCCAGGCCCAGATCGACCGCCTGCGGTCTGACTTCCAAGCTCGGACTGACCAGCTCCAGTCCAGCCTCCAGGCTCAGATCGACCGCCTGAATCAGAAGATGAACTTTACTTTGATCCTTTTACTGATCCTCCTGACGGTCATGAATCCGACCTTTACGGACCTGGTCAAGTCGCTCCTGGGCCTCCGATGA
- the dnaE gene encoding DNA polymerase III subunit alpha: protein MDRFVHLHVHSDYSFQDGLCPIPLLVRRVAEMGQPAVALTDHGNLHGMIEFLEACEQAGIRGIPGCEFYVAPGDRRERAPGAGEGREPKYFHLTVLAQDETGWRNLLLLSSLAFLEGFYHRPRIDKALLQAHARGLIGLSGCLQGEIAQCLLQGGSMEEAVRLVESYQSIFGRDNFFLEIQFHGLEDDLYLNARLLELARRTGVPLVITNDAHYIRRSDHELQEIRIRIQTNTPVPEPVPLGFKTPEFYLKSRLEMAETFHQMVEQYHVPMTPAEIEGALDMTLAIAERCQVRLPPKAYKLPHFPVPPGETVDTYFEKEVRRRFETERLPYLREQASAGQLRRPLERYFERLDYEIEMIRRMGFAGYFLIVADFIGWAKAQGIPVGPGRGSVAGSLVAYALGITEIDPLQYDLLFERFLNPDRITLPDIDVDFCAQRRDQVIAYVRQKYGADSVAQIITFQTMAARGAIRDVGRVLRIDLGRVDRIAKMVPMGPGVTLARVLETDPELRRLAERGAPEEQKLLRYARALEGIAKNSGTHAAGIVIAPGRLLDYVPLCRSKEGDVVTQFDMNGLERLGLLKMDFLGLMNLTIIDDCLRRIERRTGRRIDIHRIPLDDPQVMDLFCEGRTNGIFQFESSGMKDLLRRFKPRRFEDLIALNALFRPGPMQMLDDFIERRHGRKPIEYELPELEPILAETYGVIVYQEQAMQIAAGVAGFTMAEADNMRRAMAKKKRDEMDRLRPRFVEGAVARGVPREKAERLFETLEKFAEYAFNKSHSCAYALIAYQTAYLKVYYPVYYMAALLSNRMHHQDELTLYLRECREMGLRVLPPSINESEADFTIIDDRTIRFGLAGIKGVGPAVVQAILEARQRAGRFVSFLHFVESVDARAVNRRSIEALIKAGALDEFGYTRRALMEALDGILDRAARQAIVGRARAVPLAGLPGLPGVATTPVVNHDIPSKPEWDDVQKLQYEREALGVYLTGHPCERYEAELAHYRKQNVEQLDVALDGKTVRLAGILTSVDIRKSKRGVRYAMLRMEDLTGGIDVWVPPQTLETLEDVLREDLPVVLDGVLEADEGTRRVMAQEVWTLAQARERLAQRLRIAVRLVGAPPSAPDRLAALFQEYTGTTVVELELRKPGKFTAVVRLPHRVRVHEDLLRQLRDLFGPDSVQVV, encoded by the coding sequence ATGGACCGTTTCGTCCACCTGCATGTCCATTCAGACTACAGCTTCCAAGACGGCCTGTGCCCGATTCCCCTCCTGGTCCGGCGGGTCGCCGAGATGGGCCAGCCGGCCGTCGCCCTGACGGACCACGGGAACCTCCACGGGATGATCGAGTTCTTGGAGGCCTGTGAGCAAGCCGGAATCCGGGGCATTCCGGGCTGTGAGTTTTACGTCGCCCCGGGAGACCGGCGGGAACGAGCGCCCGGAGCCGGCGAAGGCCGGGAGCCGAAGTACTTCCACCTGACCGTCCTGGCCCAAGACGAGACGGGCTGGCGGAATCTGCTCCTTCTCTCTTCGCTGGCCTTCCTGGAGGGTTTCTACCATCGGCCCCGCATCGACAAGGCTTTGCTTCAGGCTCACGCCCGGGGCCTCATCGGCCTCAGCGGATGCCTCCAGGGGGAGATCGCTCAGTGTCTCCTCCAGGGCGGCTCGATGGAAGAGGCCGTCCGTCTTGTGGAGTCGTACCAGTCCATCTTCGGGCGGGACAACTTCTTCCTTGAGATTCAGTTCCACGGCTTAGAGGACGACCTCTACCTGAATGCGCGGCTGTTGGAGCTGGCCCGCCGGACGGGGGTGCCCCTCGTCATCACGAATGACGCCCACTACATCCGCCGTTCGGACCACGAACTTCAGGAAATTCGTATTCGCATCCAGACGAACACGCCGGTCCCCGAGCCCGTCCCCCTGGGGTTCAAGACGCCGGAGTTCTACCTGAAGAGCCGGCTGGAGATGGCCGAGACCTTTCACCAAATGGTCGAGCAGTACCACGTACCGATGACGCCGGCCGAGATCGAAGGTGCCCTCGACATGACCCTGGCGATCGCCGAGCGCTGTCAGGTCCGTCTGCCGCCCAAGGCTTACAAGCTTCCCCACTTTCCGGTCCCGCCCGGCGAGACGGTCGACACGTACTTTGAGAAGGAGGTCCGCCGCCGCTTCGAGACGGAGCGTCTCCCCTACCTGCGGGAGCAGGCCTCGGCCGGCCAGCTTCGACGGCCTTTGGAACGGTACTTCGAGCGACTGGATTACGAAATCGAAATGATCCGTCGGATGGGCTTTGCGGGGTACTTCCTGATCGTGGCCGACTTCATCGGATGGGCCAAGGCCCAGGGCATCCCTGTCGGGCCCGGCCGGGGGTCTGTGGCCGGGAGCCTGGTCGCCTACGCCCTGGGCATCACGGAGATCGACCCCCTGCAGTACGACTTGCTGTTTGAGCGTTTCCTGAACCCGGACCGCATCACGCTCCCCGACATCGACGTGGACTTCTGCGCCCAGCGGCGAGACCAGGTCATCGCCTACGTCCGCCAGAAGTACGGCGCCGACAGCGTCGCCCAGATCATCACCTTCCAGACGATGGCCGCTCGAGGGGCCATCCGGGACGTCGGCCGGGTCCTGCGGATCGACCTCGGCCGGGTCGACCGCATCGCCAAGATGGTCCCGATGGGGCCGGGCGTCACGCTGGCGCGGGTCTTAGAAACCGACCCGGAGCTTCGCCGACTGGCCGAGCGGGGCGCCCCCGAGGAACAGAAGCTTCTGCGCTACGCCCGGGCCCTCGAGGGGATCGCCAAGAACTCGGGGACCCACGCGGCGGGCATCGTCATCGCCCCGGGGCGGCTCCTGGACTACGTGCCGCTTTGCCGCTCCAAGGAAGGCGACGTCGTGACCCAGTTCGACATGAACGGCCTCGAGCGCCTGGGCCTCCTCAAGATGGACTTCCTGGGCCTCATGAACCTGACGATCATCGACGACTGCCTGCGGCGGATCGAGCGGCGGACGGGCCGGCGGATCGACATCCACCGCATCCCCCTGGACGACCCCCAGGTCATGGACCTCTTCTGCGAGGGCCGGACGAACGGGATCTTCCAGTTCGAGAGTAGCGGCATGAAGGACCTCCTCCGGCGCTTCAAGCCGCGGCGCTTCGAGGACCTCATCGCCCTGAACGCCCTCTTCCGGCCGGGCCCCATGCAGATGCTCGACGACTTCATCGAGCGCCGTCACGGCCGAAAGCCCATCGAGTACGAACTGCCCGAGCTCGAACCGATCTTGGCCGAGACGTACGGCGTCATCGTGTACCAGGAACAAGCCATGCAGATCGCCGCCGGGGTCGCCGGCTTCACGATGGCCGAGGCCGACAACATGCGCCGGGCGATGGCCAAGAAGAAAAGGGACGAAATGGACCGCCTCCGGCCCCGCTTCGTCGAGGGCGCCGTCGCCCGGGGCGTGCCCCGGGAGAAGGCCGAGCGGCTCTTCGAGACCCTCGAGAAGTTCGCCGAATACGCCTTCAACAAGTCCCACAGTTGCGCCTACGCCTTGATCGCCTATCAGACGGCCTACCTGAAGGTCTACTACCCTGTCTATTACATGGCGGCCCTCCTGAGCAACCGCATGCACCACCAGGACGAACTCACGCTGTACCTTCGGGAGTGTCGGGAGATGGGCCTTCGGGTCCTGCCGCCCAGCATCAACGAGAGCGAGGCCGACTTCACGATTATCGACGACCGGACGATCCGATTCGGCCTGGCCGGCATCAAGGGCGTCGGGCCGGCCGTCGTCCAGGCCATCCTGGAGGCCCGTCAGCGGGCGGGCCGCTTCGTGTCCTTCCTCCACTTCGTCGAGTCGGTCGACGCCCGGGCCGTCAACCGTCGGTCCATCGAGGCCCTCATCAAGGCCGGCGCCCTCGACGAGTTCGGCTATACGCGGCGGGCCTTGATGGAGGCCCTCGACGGCATCCTCGACCGGGCGGCCCGGCAGGCCATCGTCGGCCGGGCTCGGGCCGTCCCCCTGGCGGGCCTGCCCGGCCTGCCGGGCGTCGCCACGACCCCCGTCGTGAACCACGACATCCCGTCGAAACCCGAGTGGGACGACGTCCAGAAGCTCCAGTACGAACGGGAGGCCCTCGGCGTCTACCTGACGGGCCACCCCTGCGAACGCTACGAGGCCGAGCTCGCCCACTACCGCAAGCAGAACGTCGAACAGCTCGACGTCGCCCTCGACGGAAAGACCGTCCGACTGGCCGGTATCCTGACGTCCGTCGACATCCGGAAGAGCAAGCGGGGCGTTCGCTACGCTATGCTCCGCATGGAAGACCTGACCGGCGGCATCGACGTCTGGGTCCCGCCCCAGACGCTGGAGACCCTGGAAGACGTCCTGCGGGAGGACCTACCCGTCGTCCTGGACGGCGTCTTGGAAGCCGACGAAGGCACCCGCCGGGTCATGGCCCAAGAGGTCTGGACCCTGGCCCAGGCCCGGGAGCGGCTCGCCCAGCGGCTCCGGATCGCCGTCCGCCTCGTCGGAGCGCCGCCCTCGGCCCCAGATCGCCTGGCCGCCCTCTTCCAAGAGTACACCGGGACCACGGTCGTCGAGCTGGAACTCCGCAAGCCTGGTAAGTTTACCGCCGTCGTCCGACTCCCCCATCGTGTCCGGGTCCACGAGGACCTGCTCCGCCAGCTCCGGGACCTCTTCGGCCCCGACAGCGTCCAGGTCGTTTGA
- the dnaX_2 gene encoding DNA polymerase III subunit tau yields the protein MASVPTTMSLALRWRPQSFDQVIGQRHVVQTLKHAVEKGRVAQCYLFSGPRGAGKTSLARILAKSLNCERGPTVQPCQTCVACVEIAQGRSPDVLEIDGASNRGINEIRNLQEILRYRPLRGRYKVVIIDEVHMLTQEAFNALLKTLEEPPPHVVFVLATTEFRKVPLTIVSRCQQMEFHRINEDDIYRRLIFICDTEGIEAEAEALRLLARAADGSLRDAISLLDQARTYADGPITATAVAEILGLAEPAKVLRLARWLALGQTGEALTYFHELIREGYDLKNVIDDLLAFFRTLLWARFKTDEPVAVARDKDTQALIDELLPVLREEDVLRICQQLLECAERLRYSELPLLQAEMTLARICQLPRLVELEKLLDAWVQGRPWQWSPEAPAVPIQPPPGEAEPTSPPPTSATRPPRAGLTPLAPSAPPPTGAAHTVDDFIEWLRSQKEFALLFTHVQGWQVDEAAGCIYLTMPLAWKTVAETTLAERMTALRQAMHDRLGRVYRIEFKPAAGETATEAPPSDARSEARQAVESDPDVQRYLQVLGGEIVKVEDT from the coding sequence TTGGCGAGCGTTCCGACCACGATGTCGCTGGCGCTCCGATGGCGGCCCCAGTCCTTTGACCAGGTCATCGGCCAGCGGCATGTCGTTCAGACGCTCAAGCACGCCGTCGAGAAGGGCCGGGTCGCCCAGTGTTACCTCTTCTCGGGTCCTCGGGGAGCCGGTAAGACGAGCCTGGCCCGCATCCTGGCCAAGTCGCTGAACTGCGAGCGGGGCCCGACGGTTCAGCCCTGCCAGACGTGCGTCGCCTGCGTCGAGATCGCCCAGGGCCGTTCGCCTGACGTCTTGGAGATCGACGGGGCCTCCAACCGGGGAATCAACGAGATCCGCAACCTCCAGGAGATCCTGCGCTACCGCCCTCTCCGCGGCCGTTACAAGGTCGTCATCATCGACGAAGTTCACATGCTGACGCAGGAGGCCTTCAACGCCCTCCTGAAGACCCTCGAGGAGCCGCCGCCCCACGTCGTCTTCGTCCTGGCGACGACGGAGTTCCGGAAGGTCCCCCTCACGATCGTCAGCCGCTGTCAGCAGATGGAGTTTCACCGTATCAACGAGGACGACATCTACCGGCGGCTCATCTTCATCTGCGACACCGAGGGGATCGAGGCCGAGGCCGAGGCACTTCGGCTCCTCGCCCGGGCCGCCGACGGGTCGCTCCGGGACGCCATCAGCCTGCTGGACCAGGCCCGGACGTATGCCGACGGTCCCATCACGGCGACGGCCGTGGCCGAGATCCTGGGCCTCGCCGAGCCGGCCAAGGTCCTGCGTCTGGCCCGGTGGCTGGCCCTTGGCCAGACGGGTGAGGCCCTGACCTACTTCCACGAACTCATCCGGGAGGGCTACGACCTGAAGAACGTCATCGACGACCTGTTGGCCTTCTTCCGGACCCTCCTGTGGGCCCGCTTTAAGACCGACGAGCCCGTCGCCGTCGCCCGGGACAAGGACACGCAGGCCTTGATCGACGAGCTCCTGCCGGTCCTCCGAGAGGAGGACGTCCTCCGCATCTGTCAGCAACTCCTGGAATGCGCCGAGCGTCTGCGGTACAGCGAGCTCCCTCTCCTGCAGGCCGAGATGACCCTGGCCCGCATCTGCCAGCTCCCCCGGCTTGTCGAGCTCGAAAAGCTCCTGGACGCCTGGGTCCAGGGCCGGCCCTGGCAGTGGAGCCCGGAAGCTCCGGCCGTGCCGATTCAGCCGCCGCCCGGAGAAGCCGAGCCGACCTCCCCCCCACCGACGTCGGCGACCCGCCCGCCGAGGGCCGGCCTGACACCCCTGGCGCCGTCGGCCCCGCCGCCGACGGGGGCCGCCCACACCGTGGACGACTTCATCGAGTGGCTCCGGTCCCAAAAGGAGTTCGCCCTGCTCTTTACGCACGTCCAGGGCTGGCAGGTCGACGAGGCGGCCGGCTGTATCTACCTGACGATGCCCCTGGCCTGGAAGACGGTCGCCGAGACGACGCTGGCCGAGCGGATGACCGCCCTGCGGCAGGCCATGCACGACCGCCTCGGTCGGGTCTACCGCATCGAGTTCAAGCCGGCGGCCGGCGAAACGGCGACGGAAGCGCCGCCGTCCGACGCCCGGTCGGAAGCCCGCCAGGCCGTCGAATCGGACCCCGACGTCCAGCGCTACCTCCAGGTCCTGGGCGGCGAAATCGTAAAGGTCGAGGACACGTGA
- the pabB_1 gene encoding Aminodeoxychorismate synthase component 1 — MAQAPTRWTPPVGFVWLDGAQPHLGSHRSFWAVDPLDTVTDPSALKRYAGRFFLIGYLGYTLRGYWERLPVPYDPPLGFPPMWMGVYDRVWVREGEALWEWRADGRRQEVASLPFPPPTPGGRLRFRRCTVDRATYVADIEWIRAQIRAGEFYQANYTVGIELELAAPPYELYGRLRMKQPTAYGAYLQVDARRAVLSMSPELFLRWDHPHLMTAPMKGTRPRGRTPEEDQALYEELRTSRKDRAENLMIVDLMRNDLGRVARPGTVRVPELFRVEPYPTVWQMISIVTAEARADVTLTDLLRATFPPGSVTGAPKIRAMELLAEREKAERGVYCGAIGIVFPGRSAVFNVAIRTLVTCDDRGWYGTGGGITIDSDPEREWDEVFWKTRFLWDDPEWRRVWTLAHS; from the coding sequence GTGGCGCAGGCCCCGACTCGATGGACGCCGCCGGTGGGCTTTGTATGGCTGGACGGTGCCCAGCCCCACCTGGGTTCCCATCGGTCCTTCTGGGCCGTCGACCCCCTGGACACGGTGACGGACCCGTCGGCCCTGAAACGGTACGCCGGCCGATTCTTCCTCATCGGCTACCTCGGGTATACCCTCCGGGGTTACTGGGAGCGCCTCCCGGTCCCGTATGACCCCCCGTTGGGCTTTCCGCCGATGTGGATGGGCGTCTACGACCGGGTCTGGGTCCGCGAAGGCGAGGCCCTCTGGGAATGGCGCGCCGACGGCCGCCGACAGGAGGTCGCCTCGCTTCCCTTCCCGCCGCCGACCCCCGGGGGCCGTCTCCGATTCCGTCGCTGTACGGTCGACCGGGCGACCTACGTCGCCGACATCGAGTGGATCCGGGCCCAGATCCGGGCCGGCGAGTTCTATCAGGCCAACTACACGGTCGGCATCGAGCTGGAGCTGGCGGCGCCGCCCTATGAACTTTACGGACGTCTTCGGATGAAACAGCCGACGGCTTACGGGGCCTACCTGCAGGTCGATGCCCGTCGGGCCGTCCTCTCGATGTCGCCCGAGCTGTTCCTCCGTTGGGACCATCCCCATTTGATGACGGCGCCGATGAAGGGGACCCGCCCCCGGGGTCGGACGCCCGAGGAAGACCAAGCGCTTTACGAAGAACTCCGGACGTCCCGCAAGGACCGGGCCGAGAACCTGATGATCGTCGACCTCATGCGGAACGACCTCGGCCGGGTCGCCCGCCCGGGCACGGTTCGCGTCCCCGAGCTGTTTCGGGTCGAGCCCTATCCGACCGTCTGGCAGATGATCTCCATCGTGACGGCCGAGGCCCGGGCCGACGTGACCCTGACGGACCTCCTGCGGGCGACTTTCCCGCCGGGTTCGGTCACGGGCGCCCCCAAGATTCGGGCGATGGAGCTCCTGGCCGAACGGGAGAAGGCCGAACGCGGCGTCTACTGTGGGGCCATCGGGATCGTCTTCCCGGGACGGTCGGCCGTCTTCAACGTGGCCATCCGGACGCTGGTGACCTGCGACGACCGGGGCTGGTACGGGACCGGCGGCGGCATCACCATCGACTCGGACCCCGAGCGGGAGTGGGACGAGGTCTTCTGGAAGACCCGCTTTCTGTGGGATGACCCCGAATGGCGCCGCGTATGGACGCTGGCCCACTCGTGA